One part of the Nymphaea colorata isolate Beijing-Zhang1983 chromosome 8, ASM883128v2, whole genome shotgun sequence genome encodes these proteins:
- the LOC116258678 gene encoding shikimate kinase 3, chloroplastic-like translates to MENYGALCLHACGGLCFEKRKTKVQGSLLLQSWPERKGVGVAPSRDLLLKTAACKSKAASPIKCFCSYKDPAVPCELKAKNFRSPDDEALILKDKAQEVIPYLNGNCIFLVGMMGSGKTTVGKILSEALGYYFFDSDKLVEEAVGGVSVAQIFKEYSEQFFRENETKVLKDLSTMHRLVVATGGGAVIRPINWKYMKRGVTVWLDVPLEALARRIAAVGTHSRPLLHHEPGDAYTKAFLRLSALSEERADAYANSDATVSLEDIAYKLGLEDVSALTPTTIAIEALVKINEFLSWKGGNGHVF, encoded by the exons ATGGAGAATTATGGTGCATTATGTCTGCACGCTTGTGGAGGGCTCTGTTTCGAGAAAAGGAAGACCAAGGTGCAGGGTTCACTCCTCTTGCAGAGCTGGCCGGAGAGGAAGGGCGTGGGAGTCGCTCCATCGCGCGACCTATTGTTGAAGACTGCGGCTTGCAAATCGAAGGCTGCCTCACCCATCAAGTGCTTTTGTTCCTATAAGGATCCTGCAG TGCCTTGTGAATTGAAAGCAAAGAACTTTAGGTCTCCTGATGACGAGGCCTTGATTTTGAAG GACAAAGCTCAAGAGGTTATCCCATATTTAAATGGGAACTGCATATTTCTTGTAG GAATGATGGGATCTGGTAAAACTACTGTGGGAAAAATTTTGTCTGAAGCACTAGGCTATTACTTTTTTGACAG TGACAAATTGGTAGAGGAGGCTGTAGGTGGAGTTTCGGTTGCTCAAATATTTAAGGAGTATAGTGAACAGTTCTTTAGAGAGAATGAG ACTAAGGTTCTGAAAGACTTGTCTACAATGCATCGACTTGTTGTGGCAACTGGTGGTGGTGCTGTCATCCGGCCAATCAATTG GAAATATATGAAACGAGGTGTCACTGTCTGGCTAGACGTGCCTTTGGAAGCTCTAGCTAGGAGGATTGCTGCAGTGGGGACACATTCACGGCCTCTTTTGCATCATGAACCTGGAGATGCATACACAAAG GCTTTTCTACGGTTGTCTGCACTTTCTGAAGAGAGAGCAGATGCTTATGCTAATTCTGATGCAACAGTTTCACTTGAGG ATATTGCTTACAAGCTAGGGCTTGAAGATGTATCGGCTCTCACACCAACAACAATTGCCATTGAG gCACTGGTAAAAATTAATGAGTTTCTTAGCTGGAAGGGAGGCAATGGACATGTTTTCTGA